From Drosophila nasuta strain 15112-1781.00 chromosome X, ASM2355853v1, whole genome shotgun sequence, one genomic window encodes:
- the LOC132795137 gene encoding tyrosine-protein phosphatase corkscrew isoform X4: protein MSSRRWFHPTITGIEAETLLQEQGFDGSFLARLSSSNPGAFTLSVRRGNEVTHIKIQNNGDFFDLYGGEKFATLPELVQYYVENGELKEKNGQAIELKQPLICAEPTTERWFHGNLSGKEAEKLILERGRSGSFLVRESQSKPGDFVLSVRTDDKVTHVMIRWQDKKYDVGGGDSFATLSELIAHYKRNPMVETCGTVVHLRQPFNATRITAAGINARVDQLVKGGFWEEFESLQQDSRDTFSRQEGYKDENRLKNRYRNILPYDHTRVKLQDVERSAPGAEYINANYIRLPTDGDLYNMSSSSESLNSVQSCAACTAAQTQRNCPNCQQLNKTCVQCAVKSATLPYSNCVTCGRKSDSLSKHKRSESLSTSTASLNGCLAMLLKKNCGDASPPPSVLSHATSSGVSGSLLSVERDMFKTYIATQGCLANTKTDFWNMIWQENTRVIVMTTKEIERGKTKCERYWPDEGQCKQFGHAKVQCVKENSTNDYTLREFLFSWRDKPERRIYHYHFQVWPDHGVPADPGCVLNFLQDVNTKQSNLTHAGEKPGPICVHCSAGIGRTGTFIVIDMILDQIMRNGLDTEIDIQRTIQMVRSQRSGMVQTEAQYKFVYYAVQHYIQTLIARKRAEEQSIQVGREYTNIK, encoded by the exons ATGTCATCGCGAAG ATGGTTCCACCCAACGATAACGGGCATCGAAGCTGAAACATTACTACAGGAACAAGGTTTCGACGGTTCATTTCTAGCACGTCTATCATCATCAAATCCGGGCGCATTCACACTTTCCGTGCGTCGGGGTAACGAGGTAACACACATTAAAATCCAAAACAATGGCGACTTTTTCGATCTTTATGGAG GTGAGAAATTTGCAACATTGCCGGAGCTGGTACAATATTATGTGGAGAATGGGGAGCTGAAGGAGAAAAATGGTCAGGCCATTGAGCTGAAGCAGCCGCTCATATGCGCTGAGCCCACAACGGAAAG ATGGTTTCATGGCAATCTTTCTGGCAAGGAAGCTGAAAAATTGATATTGGAGCGCGGCAGGAGTGGTTCGTTTCTTGTGCGTGAATCTCAAAGTAAACCTGGTGATTTTGTGCTTTCCGTGCGCACAGACGACAAAGTGACGCATGTCATGATTCGATGGCAG GATAAGAAATACGACGTTGGCGGTGGAGATTCATTTGCCACACTTTCCGAACTGATTGCACACTACAAACGCAACCCGATGGTGGAGACCTGTGGCACAGTGGTGCATCTGCGTCAGCCCTTCAATGCCACACGCATCACAGCGGCCGGCATCAATGCTCGCGTCGATCAGCTGGTCAAG GGTGGTTTCTGGGAGGAGTTCGAGTCGCTGCAGCAGGACAGTCGGGATACTTTTTCGCGCCAGGAGGGCTACAAGGATGAGAACCGCCTGAAGAATCGCTACCGCAACATATTGCCCT ATGATCACACGCGTGTGAAGCTGCAGGATGTGGAGCGCAGTGCACCGGGAGCCGAGTACATAAACGCCAACTATATACGCTTACCCACCGACGGCGATCTGTACAACATGAGCAGCTCCTCGGAGAGCCTCAACTCGGTGCAGTCGTGTGCCGCTTGCACCGCCGCGCAGACGCAACGCAACTGCCCCAACTGCCAGCAGCTGAACAAGACGTGCGTCCAATGCGCCGTCAAATCGGCAACGTTGCCCTACAGCAATTGTGTGACCTGTGGCCGCAAGTCCGATTCGCTGAGCAAGCATAAACGCAGCGAatcgctgtcgacgtcgacggccTCGCTCAACGGTTGCCTTGCCATGCTGCTGAAGAAGAACTGCGGCGATGCCTCGCCCCCGCCCTCGGTGTTGTCGCATGCCACAAGCAGCGGCGTCTCCGGTTCGCTGCTGAGCGTCGAGCGTGACATGTTCAAGACGTACATTGCCACCCAGGGCTGTTTGGCGAACACGAAAACGGACTTCTGGAACATGATTTGGCAGGAGAATACGCGCGTCATTGTGATGACCACCAAGGAGATTGAGCGCGGCAAGACCAAGTGCGAACGCTATTGGCCCGACGAGGGACAGTGCAAGCAATTTGGTCACGCCAAGGTGCAGTGCGTCAAGGAGAACTCCACCAATGACTATACGCTGCGCGAGTTTTTGTTCTCGTGGCGCGACAAACCCGAGCGCCGCATCTATCACTATCATTTCCAAGTGTGGCCCGATCACGGTGTGCCCGCCGATCCCGGCTGTGTGCTCAACTTCCTGCAGGATGTCAACACCAAGCAGAGCAATCTCACGCATGCTGGCGAGAAACCC GGTCCTATTTGTGTGCACTGCTCGGCGGGAATTGGCCGCACGGGCACTTTTATTGTCATTGACATGATACTGGATCAGATCATGCGAAATG GCTTGGACACCGAAATTGATATTCAGCGCACAATTCAAATGGTGCGCTCGCAGCGCTCGGGCATGGTGCAAACGGAGGCGCAGTACAAGTTTGTCTATTACGCCGTGCAGCATTACATCCAGACGCTGATCGCACGCAAGCGGGCCGAGGAGCAGAGCATACAGGTTGGACGCGAGTACACCAACATCAAGTGA
- the LOC132795137 gene encoding tyrosine-protein phosphatase corkscrew isoform X2, whose protein sequence is MSSRRWFHPTITGIEAETLLQEQGFDGSFLARLSSSNPGAFTLSVRRGNEVTHIKIQNNGDFFDLYGGEKFATLPELVQYYVENGELKEKNGQAIELKQPLICAEPTTERWFHGNLSGKEAEKLILERGRSGSFLVRESQSKPGDFVLSVRTDDKVTHVMIRWQDKKYDVGGGDSFATLSELIAHYKRNPMVETCGTVVHLRQPFNATRITAAGINARVDQLVKGGFWEEFESLQQDSRDTFSRQEGYKDENRLKNRYRNILPYDHTRVKLQDVERSAPGAEYINANYIRLPTDGDLYNMSSSSESLNSVQSCAACTAAQTQRNCPNCQQLNKTCVQCAVKSATLPYSNCVTCGRKSDSLSKHKRSESLSTSTASLNGCLAMLLKKNCGDASPPPSVLSHATSSGVSGSLLSVERDMFKTYIATQGCLANTKTDFWNMIWQENTRVIVMTTKEIERGKTKCERYWPDEGQCKQFGHAKVQCVKENSTNDYTLREFLFSWRDKPERRIYHYHFQVWPDHGVPADPGCVLNFLQDVNTKQSNLTHAGEKPGPICVHCSAGIGRTGTFIVIDMILDQIMRNGLDTEIDIQRTIQMVRSQRSGMVQTEAQYKFVYYAVQHYIQTLIARKRAEEQSIQVGREYTNIKYTDEIGNDSQRSPLPPAISNLSLVASKATGAAAAGAGVGGGGAAVAAGTTGDPLAALNAANAASGKHVSKLQPPLPPLGANNNNNSAANSSSSNSNNHCNNMNGGSGNSNANGNGNILGSNGGNSNLRKSNFYSDSLAAFKQQKHIDQAAAAAASQATTAAAATSATAPATAAASATAAAATAAAAAAKYKNIPKDMNSLRQPHIAAYAAAPALPPPPTPPRKT, encoded by the exons ATGTCATCGCGAAG ATGGTTCCACCCAACGATAACGGGCATCGAAGCTGAAACATTACTACAGGAACAAGGTTTCGACGGTTCATTTCTAGCACGTCTATCATCATCAAATCCGGGCGCATTCACACTTTCCGTGCGTCGGGGTAACGAGGTAACACACATTAAAATCCAAAACAATGGCGACTTTTTCGATCTTTATGGAG GTGAGAAATTTGCAACATTGCCGGAGCTGGTACAATATTATGTGGAGAATGGGGAGCTGAAGGAGAAAAATGGTCAGGCCATTGAGCTGAAGCAGCCGCTCATATGCGCTGAGCCCACAACGGAAAG ATGGTTTCATGGCAATCTTTCTGGCAAGGAAGCTGAAAAATTGATATTGGAGCGCGGCAGGAGTGGTTCGTTTCTTGTGCGTGAATCTCAAAGTAAACCTGGTGATTTTGTGCTTTCCGTGCGCACAGACGACAAAGTGACGCATGTCATGATTCGATGGCAG GATAAGAAATACGACGTTGGCGGTGGAGATTCATTTGCCACACTTTCCGAACTGATTGCACACTACAAACGCAACCCGATGGTGGAGACCTGTGGCACAGTGGTGCATCTGCGTCAGCCCTTCAATGCCACACGCATCACAGCGGCCGGCATCAATGCTCGCGTCGATCAGCTGGTCAAG GGTGGTTTCTGGGAGGAGTTCGAGTCGCTGCAGCAGGACAGTCGGGATACTTTTTCGCGCCAGGAGGGCTACAAGGATGAGAACCGCCTGAAGAATCGCTACCGCAACATATTGCCCT ATGATCACACGCGTGTGAAGCTGCAGGATGTGGAGCGCAGTGCACCGGGAGCCGAGTACATAAACGCCAACTATATACGCTTACCCACCGACGGCGATCTGTACAACATGAGCAGCTCCTCGGAGAGCCTCAACTCGGTGCAGTCGTGTGCCGCTTGCACCGCCGCGCAGACGCAACGCAACTGCCCCAACTGCCAGCAGCTGAACAAGACGTGCGTCCAATGCGCCGTCAAATCGGCAACGTTGCCCTACAGCAATTGTGTGACCTGTGGCCGCAAGTCCGATTCGCTGAGCAAGCATAAACGCAGCGAatcgctgtcgacgtcgacggccTCGCTCAACGGTTGCCTTGCCATGCTGCTGAAGAAGAACTGCGGCGATGCCTCGCCCCCGCCCTCGGTGTTGTCGCATGCCACAAGCAGCGGCGTCTCCGGTTCGCTGCTGAGCGTCGAGCGTGACATGTTCAAGACGTACATTGCCACCCAGGGCTGTTTGGCGAACACGAAAACGGACTTCTGGAACATGATTTGGCAGGAGAATACGCGCGTCATTGTGATGACCACCAAGGAGATTGAGCGCGGCAAGACCAAGTGCGAACGCTATTGGCCCGACGAGGGACAGTGCAAGCAATTTGGTCACGCCAAGGTGCAGTGCGTCAAGGAGAACTCCACCAATGACTATACGCTGCGCGAGTTTTTGTTCTCGTGGCGCGACAAACCCGAGCGCCGCATCTATCACTATCATTTCCAAGTGTGGCCCGATCACGGTGTGCCCGCCGATCCCGGCTGTGTGCTCAACTTCCTGCAGGATGTCAACACCAAGCAGAGCAATCTCACGCATGCTGGCGAGAAACCC GGTCCTATTTGTGTGCACTGCTCGGCGGGAATTGGCCGCACGGGCACTTTTATTGTCATTGACATGATACTGGATCAGATCATGCGAAATG GCTTGGACACCGAAATTGATATTCAGCGCACAATTCAAATGGTGCGCTCGCAGCGCTCGGGCATGGTGCAAACGGAGGCGCAGTACAAGTTTGTCTATTACGCCGTGCAGCATTACATCCAGACGCTGATCGCACGCAAGCGGGCCGAGGAGCAGAGCATACAGGTTGGACGCGAGTACACCAACATCAA GTACACTGATGAAATTGGCAATGATTCACAAAGATCTCCACTACCACCAGCAATTTCTAATCTAAGTCTAGTAGCAAGTAAGGCAacgggagcagcagcagcaggagcaggagtaggaggaggaggtgcAGCAGTAGCAGCGGGCACAACAGGAGATCCATTGGCAGCGTTGAATGCTGCAAATGCGGCGAGCGGCAAACATGTCTCGAAATTGCAACCACCGTTGCCGCCGTTGGgcgcaaacaacaacaacaatagcgcagcgaacagcagcagcagcaacagcaacaatcatTGCAATAACATGaacggcggcagcggcaacagcaatgccaatggcaacggcaacattCTTGGCAGCAATggcggcaacagcaatttgcgcaaatcaaatttttatagCGATTCGTTGGCCGCCTTCAAGCAACAGAAGCACATTGATCaggcagccgcagcagcggcGTCGCaggcaacaactgcagcagcagcaacatcagcaacagcacctgcaactgcagcagcatctgcaacagcagccgcagcaacagcagcagcagcagcag ccaaatacaaaaacattccCAAAGACATGAACAGTTTGAGGCAGCCACATATTGCCGCATATGCTGCTGCGCCTGcgctgccgccgccaccgACGCCGCCGCGCAAAACATGA
- the LOC132795137 gene encoding tyrosine-protein phosphatase corkscrew isoform X3: MIRWQDKKYDVGGGDSFATLSELIAHYKRNPMVETCGTVVHLRQPFNATRITAAGINARVDQLVKGGFWEEFESLQQDSRDTFSRQEGYKDENRLKNRYRNILPYDHTRVKLQDVERSAPGAEYINANYIRLPTDGDLYNMSSSSESLNSVQSCAACTAAQTQRNCPNCQQLNKTCVQCAVKSATLPYSNCVTCGRKSDSLSKHKRSESLSTSTASLNGCLAMLLKKNCGDASPPPSVLSHATSSGVSGSLLSVERDMFKTYIATQGCLANTKTDFWNMIWQENTRVIVMTTKEIERGKTKCERYWPDEGQCKQFGHAKVQCVKENSTNDYTLREFLFSWRDKPERRIYHYHFQVWPDHGVPADPGCVLNFLQDVNTKQSNLTHAGEKPGPICVHCSAGIGRTGTFIVIDMILDQIMRNGLDTEIDIQRTIQMVRSQRSGMVQTEAQYKFVYYAVQHYIQTLIARKRAEEQSIQVGREYTNIKYTDEIGNDSQRSPLPPAISNLSLVASKATGAAAAGAGVGGGGAAVAAGTTGDPLAALNAANAASGKHVSKLQPPLPPLGANNNNNSAANSSSSNSNNHCNNMNGGSGNSNANGNGNILGSNGGNSNLRKSNFYSDSLAAFKQQKHIDQAAAAAASQATTAAAATSATAPATAAASATAAAATAAAAAAKYKNIPKDMNSLRQPHIAAYAAAPALPPPPTPPRKT, from the exons ATGATTCGATGGCAG GATAAGAAATACGACGTTGGCGGTGGAGATTCATTTGCCACACTTTCCGAACTGATTGCACACTACAAACGCAACCCGATGGTGGAGACCTGTGGCACAGTGGTGCATCTGCGTCAGCCCTTCAATGCCACACGCATCACAGCGGCCGGCATCAATGCTCGCGTCGATCAGCTGGTCAAG GGTGGTTTCTGGGAGGAGTTCGAGTCGCTGCAGCAGGACAGTCGGGATACTTTTTCGCGCCAGGAGGGCTACAAGGATGAGAACCGCCTGAAGAATCGCTACCGCAACATATTGCCCT ATGATCACACGCGTGTGAAGCTGCAGGATGTGGAGCGCAGTGCACCGGGAGCCGAGTACATAAACGCCAACTATATACGCTTACCCACCGACGGCGATCTGTACAACATGAGCAGCTCCTCGGAGAGCCTCAACTCGGTGCAGTCGTGTGCCGCTTGCACCGCCGCGCAGACGCAACGCAACTGCCCCAACTGCCAGCAGCTGAACAAGACGTGCGTCCAATGCGCCGTCAAATCGGCAACGTTGCCCTACAGCAATTGTGTGACCTGTGGCCGCAAGTCCGATTCGCTGAGCAAGCATAAACGCAGCGAatcgctgtcgacgtcgacggccTCGCTCAACGGTTGCCTTGCCATGCTGCTGAAGAAGAACTGCGGCGATGCCTCGCCCCCGCCCTCGGTGTTGTCGCATGCCACAAGCAGCGGCGTCTCCGGTTCGCTGCTGAGCGTCGAGCGTGACATGTTCAAGACGTACATTGCCACCCAGGGCTGTTTGGCGAACACGAAAACGGACTTCTGGAACATGATTTGGCAGGAGAATACGCGCGTCATTGTGATGACCACCAAGGAGATTGAGCGCGGCAAGACCAAGTGCGAACGCTATTGGCCCGACGAGGGACAGTGCAAGCAATTTGGTCACGCCAAGGTGCAGTGCGTCAAGGAGAACTCCACCAATGACTATACGCTGCGCGAGTTTTTGTTCTCGTGGCGCGACAAACCCGAGCGCCGCATCTATCACTATCATTTCCAAGTGTGGCCCGATCACGGTGTGCCCGCCGATCCCGGCTGTGTGCTCAACTTCCTGCAGGATGTCAACACCAAGCAGAGCAATCTCACGCATGCTGGCGAGAAACCC GGTCCTATTTGTGTGCACTGCTCGGCGGGAATTGGCCGCACGGGCACTTTTATTGTCATTGACATGATACTGGATCAGATCATGCGAAATG GCTTGGACACCGAAATTGATATTCAGCGCACAATTCAAATGGTGCGCTCGCAGCGCTCGGGCATGGTGCAAACGGAGGCGCAGTACAAGTTTGTCTATTACGCCGTGCAGCATTACATCCAGACGCTGATCGCACGCAAGCGGGCCGAGGAGCAGAGCATACAGGTTGGACGCGAGTACACCAACATCAA GTACACTGATGAAATTGGCAATGATTCACAAAGATCTCCACTACCACCAGCAATTTCTAATCTAAGTCTAGTAGCAAGTAAGGCAacgggagcagcagcagcaggagcaggagtaggaggaggaggtgcAGCAGTAGCAGCGGGCACAACAGGAGATCCATTGGCAGCGTTGAATGCTGCAAATGCGGCGAGCGGCAAACATGTCTCGAAATTGCAACCACCGTTGCCGCCGTTGGgcgcaaacaacaacaacaatagcgcagcgaacagcagcagcagcaacagcaacaatcatTGCAATAACATGaacggcggcagcggcaacagcaatgccaatggcaacggcaacattCTTGGCAGCAATggcggcaacagcaatttgcgcaaatcaaatttttatagCGATTCGTTGGCCGCCTTCAAGCAACAGAAGCACATTGATCaggcagccgcagcagcggcGTCGCaggcaacaactgcagcagcagcaacatcagcaacagcacctgcaactgcagcagcatctgcaacagcagccgcagcaacagcagcagcagcagcag ccaaatacaaaaacattccCAAAGACATGAACAGTTTGAGGCAGCCACATATTGCCGCATATGCTGCTGCGCCTGcgctgccgccgccaccgACGCCGCCGCGCAAAACATGA
- the LOC132795137 gene encoding tyrosine-protein phosphatase corkscrew isoform X1 — protein sequence MLFNKCLEKLSSSLGNVVNNKLQEKQVYNNKNNNNNNSSSNINNNNNNSINEYNKQRNFEYERAIQAHYGNGGGGGGGGGGRTSRSNSHSYSRSNSYTPSHSQSHTKSKPSKGHKTKAARTAAAAATAATDERQCKNCMSNDELAMIIRGVAHNNNNNNNNQSRVRPVSTTASSSSSSTESLHLPLTSPRGSQSSSNSSNSITIAPPTATSASYPVTPTSWSASPPSFATTHNSFGGSSDTLALLAAMRVQLLGFKWFHGNLSGKEAEKLILERGRSGSFLVRESQSKPGDFVLSVRTDDKVTHVMIRWQDKKYDVGGGDSFATLSELIAHYKRNPMVETCGTVVHLRQPFNATRITAAGINARVDQLVKGGFWEEFESLQQDSRDTFSRQEGYKDENRLKNRYRNILPYDHTRVKLQDVERSAPGAEYINANYIRLPTDGDLYNMSSSSESLNSVQSCAACTAAQTQRNCPNCQQLNKTCVQCAVKSATLPYSNCVTCGRKSDSLSKHKRSESLSTSTASLNGCLAMLLKKNCGDASPPPSVLSHATSSGVSGSLLSVERDMFKTYIATQGCLANTKTDFWNMIWQENTRVIVMTTKEIERGKTKCERYWPDEGQCKQFGHAKVQCVKENSTNDYTLREFLFSWRDKPERRIYHYHFQVWPDHGVPADPGCVLNFLQDVNTKQSNLTHAGEKPGPICVHCSAGIGRTGTFIVIDMILDQIMRNGLDTEIDIQRTIQMVRSQRSGMVQTEAQYKFVYYAVQHYIQTLIARKRAEEQSIQVGREYTNIKYTDEIGNDSQRSPLPPAISNLSLVASKATGAAAAGAGVGGGGAAVAAGTTGDPLAALNAANAASGKHVSKLQPPLPPLGANNNNNSAANSSSSNSNNHCNNMNGGSGNSNANGNGNILGSNGGNSNLRKSNFYSDSLAAFKQQKHIDQAAAAAASQATTAAAATSATAPATAAASATAAAATAAAAAAKYKNIPKDMNSLRQPHIAAYAAAPALPPPPTPPRKT from the exons ATGCTGTTCAACAAGTGCCTTGAGAAATTGTCCAGTTCGCTGGGCAACGTTGTCAACAACAAACTGCAGGAGAAGCAGgtgtacaacaacaagaacaacaacaacaacaacagcagcagtaatattaacaacaacaacaataacagtatTAATGAGTACAACAAACAGCGCAATTTCGAATACGAGCGTGCGATACAAGCGCATTACGGCAACGgcggaggaggtggaggaggaggaggaggacgaaCGTCGAGGAGCAACAGTCACAGTTACAGTCGCAGTAACAGCTACACCCCGAGTCACAGTCAAAGTCACACAAAATCAAAGCCCAGCAAAGGTCACAAGACAAAGGCagcaagaacagcagcagcagcagcaacagctgcaaccgATGAACGACAGTGCAAAAATTGCATGAGCAACGATGAGCTGGCCATGATTATCCGAGGCGTtgcccacaacaacaacaacaacaacaacaatcagtcGAGAGTGCGACCTGTGTCAACGACAGCCTCATCGAGCAGCTCCTCCACAGAGTCGCTGCATCTGCCACTGACCTCGCCGCgaggcagccaaagcagcagcaacagctctAACAGCATCACAATTGCCCCGCCCACCGCCACATCCGCCTCTTATCCCGTTACGCCCACATCGTGGTCAGCATCGCCGCCAAGCTTTGCGACAACGCACAACAGCTTTGGCGGCTCCAGCGACACACTGGCGCTCCTGGCGGCCATGCGTGTGCAACTCCTTGGCTTCAA ATGGTTTCATGGCAATCTTTCTGGCAAGGAAGCTGAAAAATTGATATTGGAGCGCGGCAGGAGTGGTTCGTTTCTTGTGCGTGAATCTCAAAGTAAACCTGGTGATTTTGTGCTTTCCGTGCGCACAGACGACAAAGTGACGCATGTCATGATTCGATGGCAG GATAAGAAATACGACGTTGGCGGTGGAGATTCATTTGCCACACTTTCCGAACTGATTGCACACTACAAACGCAACCCGATGGTGGAGACCTGTGGCACAGTGGTGCATCTGCGTCAGCCCTTCAATGCCACACGCATCACAGCGGCCGGCATCAATGCTCGCGTCGATCAGCTGGTCAAG GGTGGTTTCTGGGAGGAGTTCGAGTCGCTGCAGCAGGACAGTCGGGATACTTTTTCGCGCCAGGAGGGCTACAAGGATGAGAACCGCCTGAAGAATCGCTACCGCAACATATTGCCCT ATGATCACACGCGTGTGAAGCTGCAGGATGTGGAGCGCAGTGCACCGGGAGCCGAGTACATAAACGCCAACTATATACGCTTACCCACCGACGGCGATCTGTACAACATGAGCAGCTCCTCGGAGAGCCTCAACTCGGTGCAGTCGTGTGCCGCTTGCACCGCCGCGCAGACGCAACGCAACTGCCCCAACTGCCAGCAGCTGAACAAGACGTGCGTCCAATGCGCCGTCAAATCGGCAACGTTGCCCTACAGCAATTGTGTGACCTGTGGCCGCAAGTCCGATTCGCTGAGCAAGCATAAACGCAGCGAatcgctgtcgacgtcgacggccTCGCTCAACGGTTGCCTTGCCATGCTGCTGAAGAAGAACTGCGGCGATGCCTCGCCCCCGCCCTCGGTGTTGTCGCATGCCACAAGCAGCGGCGTCTCCGGTTCGCTGCTGAGCGTCGAGCGTGACATGTTCAAGACGTACATTGCCACCCAGGGCTGTTTGGCGAACACGAAAACGGACTTCTGGAACATGATTTGGCAGGAGAATACGCGCGTCATTGTGATGACCACCAAGGAGATTGAGCGCGGCAAGACCAAGTGCGAACGCTATTGGCCCGACGAGGGACAGTGCAAGCAATTTGGTCACGCCAAGGTGCAGTGCGTCAAGGAGAACTCCACCAATGACTATACGCTGCGCGAGTTTTTGTTCTCGTGGCGCGACAAACCCGAGCGCCGCATCTATCACTATCATTTCCAAGTGTGGCCCGATCACGGTGTGCCCGCCGATCCCGGCTGTGTGCTCAACTTCCTGCAGGATGTCAACACCAAGCAGAGCAATCTCACGCATGCTGGCGAGAAACCC GGTCCTATTTGTGTGCACTGCTCGGCGGGAATTGGCCGCACGGGCACTTTTATTGTCATTGACATGATACTGGATCAGATCATGCGAAATG GCTTGGACACCGAAATTGATATTCAGCGCACAATTCAAATGGTGCGCTCGCAGCGCTCGGGCATGGTGCAAACGGAGGCGCAGTACAAGTTTGTCTATTACGCCGTGCAGCATTACATCCAGACGCTGATCGCACGCAAGCGGGCCGAGGAGCAGAGCATACAGGTTGGACGCGAGTACACCAACATCAA GTACACTGATGAAATTGGCAATGATTCACAAAGATCTCCACTACCACCAGCAATTTCTAATCTAAGTCTAGTAGCAAGTAAGGCAacgggagcagcagcagcaggagcaggagtaggaggaggaggtgcAGCAGTAGCAGCGGGCACAACAGGAGATCCATTGGCAGCGTTGAATGCTGCAAATGCGGCGAGCGGCAAACATGTCTCGAAATTGCAACCACCGTTGCCGCCGTTGGgcgcaaacaacaacaacaatagcgcagcgaacagcagcagcagcaacagcaacaatcatTGCAATAACATGaacggcggcagcggcaacagcaatgccaatggcaacggcaacattCTTGGCAGCAATggcggcaacagcaatttgcgcaaatcaaatttttatagCGATTCGTTGGCCGCCTTCAAGCAACAGAAGCACATTGATCaggcagccgcagcagcggcGTCGCaggcaacaactgcagcagcagcaacatcagcaacagcacctgcaactgcagcagcatctgcaacagcagccgcagcaacagcagcagcagcagcag ccaaatacaaaaacattccCAAAGACATGAACAGTTTGAGGCAGCCACATATTGCCGCATATGCTGCTGCGCCTGcgctgccgccgccaccgACGCCGCCGCGCAAAACATGA